The genomic DNA TGATGTAAGAACAATATATTTACCATGTTTTTCAATAAAATTTTCCATCTCATCATGCCATGCTGGAAACTTTTTTTGATTGTTCATATAACATCACCCATTTATCATTTTTTCAATTTGACGTTTTTCTTCAACTTCCCGCTTCGCTTCATTGTCCAGAGCCTCCGCTAATTTTTTCATGGAGAAATTTACTTGTGCTTTCCAATATGAAACTGGGTTCCGCTCCTTTTTGGATAATTTTTGTTGTTTCATTTCGATATTTCCTCCCGTTCATGAAGTATCAATAAATGGTATCAATACCGTTTGGTCTTATGGATTATATCAACCTACCATACCAAGACAAGTGTCTATTCCGATTAATTACATATGATGTAAATCTAATATTGTTTTCGTTACATCATAAACAAGTTGAAAAATAAAAAATCGTGATAAGTGTTGAGCCTATCACGTTTCTAATAGATTTCGTTATGTATCAATTCTTTTGTTTTGTTACATAAACAATAAATCACCTATTATATTTAGGTGCTTCAGCAGAAATTTAAGTATTTCGTTTCTAACGTGTTTTAGTTGTTTTATGATGTTTTATTCATTGATTGATTTTAAAACCGTGTAGAACGTAAGCTATTTATTTCTAATGCAATTCCTAAATGATTTCATGTTCCCGCCTTAATTAAACTTTTGGTATTTATGACTAACAATTTTTGAATGGTTATTCTTTAGTGGAACTAACTTGATAGGTTGGTGTTGGCGAGGGTTTAGCCCGAGCCATACTATTACTTTTTAGTTTTGGTTTTTATTTATATTACTTTGTTATCTTAAAGGTCAAATTGACCTGACCTGTCCTGTTTTTGTCCTTCTCCATAGGTCAATTTGACCTGTTCTGTCCTCAAAAAGTCCCTCTTTTTTGGCAAGAGGGACAGATGAGGTCAAATTGAGTTTTCCTGTACATTTACGAGATAGAGCTTCAAAAATATCAATCATGAAATAATTTCTCCAATTTTGCATCTTCTTCAGGGGTTAAATTATAATTTAGCATATTTGAATTAACACGTTCTGCAACCATTTTAGATTGTGTTTTTTCATCAATTAAATATCCTTCCGCTCGTAATTCCGCTTTTTTACGTTGAACTGTTTTCACACTTACCCCTAAAAATTCAGCCATAGCCTTATTGGTAACTTTTCCCTTTTTATAATATATCTTTTTCATACGTTCCTTGATTGGAGATTTTATTTGTTTGATTTTTTTAGGTTCGTTTACAATTATCTTTGATACATCATTCTCTGTAATGTTTTCGTTTGGCGTTGGTTCGCATATGAAATATTTATTAGATTTCCCACCATGCTTTCCATACGTTTCAGATTCTTCCACTTCAATTAAATTGAATTTCATTAAATCTTTAATTGCCCGTTTTACTGTGGATTCACTTATTCTGCATTTTTCGGCAATTTCGGTTTGATTAATACGTCCAAATACTTCGCCTTTACCGTTTACGAATTTTTTAATTTTGTTATCATGATAATTTTTGTATGAACCATAGACTCTTTGTCTAATAACATCATAAACAGCAATTCGATTGATTTTTAATTTATTATATGGCGGTTGTTCCAATTTCTTTTTATATTCCTCTTTTGTCGTGAATTTGTCATCAACAGTATATCTCCTCATAATAAAAACTCCTCCCAATGTTTTTTGGAAAGAGCCTACTTTTCATCAACAAATATTATTAAATAATAAGATTTTTGTTGAGGTGCATTTTTTCAGCATGATATACTGGTACTAACGAAATAGGTTTATATCATGTTGAAAGTGTCTGCCCGATTGGATTGCCAGTCCAATCACGAAGGGTAGGCTCTTTCTTTTTGTTGGCATTATTATTTCATTTGGTATCAATCCATCTCAAGTATTAATTTTCATATGGTGTTTTTATAATCGTGCTATATTGCATAGCTTTAATTCCTATACGTTCTTATTTTTTTTATGATGAAATACATCAAACGATTAATAAAACGAATAGCAACGTAAATACTCGTTTATTTTGTTATATACAAAAACAATTAATATTTTTAACTAACAAAAAAAGGAGACCGTGCATGATTGCATGATCTCCTTCTTTATGTGGTTTAGTAAAGTGTGATTGTTGTTAAATCATGTCCGCCAGCCGATTTAATTTTAATATCACGATTAACTTGTCTGGCAATAGATTTTAGTTGTTCCATTTGTTCAGCAGTTGGAGAAGTAACTAATGAGTCGCCTTCAATGAAATATGAAACAGAAGGTATATTCATTTGACCAACTTTGGTTAATTTAACACCGTAAGAGTTTTGAATGAGTCGAAGATTATCCACGTTTGTTAGTATTTCGAGGTGAGTTGCAGATAACGAACCATCATCTGTTACACTTGGAATTTCTTCTTCAACCATTGGAAAATTTGTTTTATATTTTGAAGCGTCAAATTCTTCTTCTCCAACTTCAGCAACTTCAGCATAGGCAGCTTCCACTTCATCTTCTAATTGTTCTGCTTCAGCATTTGCTGTTTCCAATTCACCTTCTAAACGGTTGATTTCGCCTTGAATTTCCTCAGTATCAATTTGTCCATCTTGAAGTTCAGCAATTTGAGTTTCCAAGTCTTCAATCGTTGCATTTAATTGGGCAATTTGTTCATCTTTTGAATAGATAATACCATTTGCTGTTTGGATTCTGTTTGTTGCATCTGATTTTACTTCGTTTAATATGTTTTCCAATCCTACACGGGTATCTTCAAGGACTTCAACTTTATCCACAAGGTCAACCACTTTCGTTTTGATGTTGTTTAGATGTTCAGTACCTGTCCAAACAATACCACTAACAACAATACCTCCAGCAAGTGTCACAGCTCCCAATGTTTTTACAAGTGTTCCGCTCATGTAAAATCATCTCCCTTTCCATTTTTATTAAATTTTCAATGAGCAGTGCAATCAATATAGAACAATCATCAACCGAAAGTATGTTCTGTTGTTGATTACAAAAAGATATTATCAGACAATATTTTGGAAGAAAAGACCACTTCGTCTGTTTTTTTCTGATTTTCAATATTAAATTTGCTATATGTTGAAGTAATTGCTTTTCGTTCATTTGTTATATACAAAATTCATCTGATTTTTTAATTGAACAAAAAAAGATCATTGTGTTTAATACAATGACCTAATTAGCTATGGGGTTTAGAGGGGTTCTAAAAGGTACAATTTCGGCTTTTAAACGTGTTTCCATATTTTGTTTTGTTGTATTTTTGTTATCAATTTGAATGAAACATCATATTTTCGAGCAATTTCAGCTTTTAACATTTTACCTTCGTTCAATAATCGTCTAATTTGTTTAACGTCTTTTTCCGTCAATTTTGCCTTATGATGATTATTTCCTATTAAATGTTCATGTAACCCATTTTTATGAGCATGACTAACATTTTCAGACAATGATACCACTTCGAGATTTTCAATACGATTGTCCAATTTATTGCAGTTTATATGGTTTATCGTTTTATCTAAAATATCCAATCCAGCTGCTACAGCTATAATTTGATGAACTTTATATAATTTACCACTAAGATAAATACAATAGTACCCACGATTGCCCAAAAACTGCTTTTTATTAAGAATTAGACCCCTCTCTATATCAATCTCTAAAAGATGTATATGTTTTTTCAAATGTTTCAATCGTTCAGCATTCATCAAAATATCCTCCTTCATTAAACATATACAAAAAATTGAGGAAAAAATTAAGGTCCCGTGTTAATTTAATTGATATTATCTTATAATATTTGAGGGTGAGGACAATCTTCAGCTGATTATGTCAATAAATACAAAAAAAAGCACCTCCCACCATTGTGGAAAGTGCTTGTTATGTAAATGATTTATTTATTTAGGGTAGTCTTCGTGCCTCTGCTTGATTAAAAGTCAGATGCTCTACCGACTGAGCTAATGGCTCTTTATTTCGAATGACTTAGGCTTGTCACGACGCTTTTAATCATAACATAACACTTTATAGTACCGCAACATCTTTTTTATCTCTTTTTATTTTTCAAAGTAAAGTGTATTTGAATAGGAGAAACAACATAAATCAAAATCTTCACAACTGCCTGTTATAGTAAGGCAGCTGTGAAGATTGAAGACAAAGTGAAAATTAGAACCAGTTTCCGATAGACTAAAATCAAAACGCTTGTAGTCAAGGCACCGAACAACGGGGCAGAAGCGAATAGACTAGGTGTTTATGAGCTTACCACGAAGTTCAAGCAACGATGAGTGTGAGCATTTGTCAACAGTCTGAGCAGCAGGGCAACTGCACTTATTAATTTTGCCGCCATGGACTGCGGACAACATTTGTTTGCGTCCGGTCAGGACCGACAGAGAAAATTGATAATGGAATTCCTGTTAATTGAGAAACACGCTCTAAATAATGACGTGCATTCGCAGGAAGTTCATCTAATGATTTACAATTAGTAATATCTTCTGACCAACCTGGAAGTTCTTCATATACTGGTTCACATTCAGCCAACACCTTTAAGTTAGCTGGGAATTCCTCAATGACTTCTCCTTTATAGCGGTAAGCGACACAAATTTTTAAAGTATCAATTCCTGTTAAGACATCTATTGAGTTAAGAGAAAGATCAGTAATACCACTTACACGGCGAGCATGGCGAACAACAACACTGTCAAACCAACCAACTCGGCGAGCCCGACCAGTTGTCGTTCCGTATTCGCGACCTACTTCACGAATTTGGTCGCCGATTTCATTCGTTAATTCTGTTGGGAATGGTCCATCTCCAACACGGGTTGTGTACGCTTTAGAAACCCCAACGACATGAGTGATTTTCGTTGGACCGACCCCTGAACCAATTGTAACGCCACCAGCTACCGGATTAGATGAGGTAACAAACGGGTACGTACCTTGGTCAATATCAAGCATAACTCCTTGTGCGCCTTCAAACAAAACTCGGCGACCATCATCAAGAGCATCATTTAATACAACGGATGTATCACAAACGTATTTTTTAATTTGCTGACCTAACTCATAGTATTCATTCAAAATACTTTTAAGTTCGAATCCTTCTGTTTCATAAAAACGTTCAAGCATCCGATTTTTCTCTTCTAAGTTACGCGCAAGCTTCTCTTCAAAAACTTCACGGTCTAACAAATCAGCAATTCTAATTCCGACCCGTGCGGCTTTGTCCATATAAGCAGGACCTATTCCTTTTTTCGTTGTGCCGATTTTATTTGCACCTTTGCGTTCTTCCTCTACCTCATCCAATTTTAAATGGTACGGCAGAATAACATGTGCTCGACTACTAATTCGTAAATTATCAGCAGTAACACCTTTTTCTTGAAGATATGCAAGCTCTTTAACAAGTGCTTTAGGGTCAACAACCATTCCGTTACCGATTACACAAATTTTATCTTTATAAAAAATTCCTGATGGTATTAAATGAAGCTTATATGTTTCACCATTAAAAACAATCGTGTGTCCTGCATTATTACCGCCTTGATAACGAGCAATAACTTCTGCATTTTCAGAAAGGAAATCTGTAATTTTCCCTTTTCCTTCATCTCCCCATTGTGTTCCTACAACAACAACTGAAGACATCTTAAAGCACCTCCAACAGATGGCAATCAAATTATTTTACGTTCCGAATCAAACATGATTATTTTATCAATTTCTCATGCTAAAAGTCAATAAAACACGAACAATTTTCTGATAAATATTAAAATATGTTCGTATAAAACTCGTAACATAGAAAACTTAGATTCTATGAAATTCGACTAATAGATGGATGGGCTCTAGTAAAAACTTAACCATTTAAATAGGGAGATAAAATAAATTAGTAAATCCCCTGAGCCTGTAGCAAAGTCAAAGCGCACAGCACAAGGCGAAACAAATGGAATAAGTGTTCATGCACTTACAACGAAGAACAAGCAACGATGGATGCGAACGTTTGTCAACAGTTGATTAATAAAACGGAAAAACACAATTGATAGAATAGCTTCCTATTAATCTAAAAAAACTTAATGTGGACATTAAAGTGTGAGAAATACTATTTGAATTAATATGACACATTTGAAAAGAAGGATTAAACGGCTTTAATTCAGTGAAATTTAGAGCTAAAGCCGCTTACATACATTTTTATTATTTCCACTGTCTACTTAACAGGAGGCAGTTCAGTTATCTCAGACAGTCTTGTTTTGTATTAAATTCTATTTGCTGCCATAAATAGCTTCCCATACTGATTTAATCCGATCTTTCGCTTCCACATCAAGCGAAAACTGACCATTGGCTAATTTTTGGACTTGCTTATCGACAATATATATTGGACTTGAAATGGTTGTTGCCCCTAAAATCGATAGGACAGGTTTTAATGAATATTCCAGCGCAAGTAAATGGGCAATTGAGCCTCCAATTGCCACTGGGATCACTATTTTATTTTGAAGACCTTTTTGTGGTAGTAAATCTAAAAATGTTTTTAAAATACCTGAGTACGAGCCTTTATAAATCGGCGTTAAAACAAAGATTATTTCTGCCTCACTAACTAATGATAGATGGTTGATGATTTCGTCACTTGCATAGTTTGCGGTGATTAAATCATCTGCTGGTAATTGATGCACTTGAATGACGTTAAACGCAATCCCGACTGCCTGTAAATTGGCTTTTATCTCATTTTCAATCCCTGTCAGCCTAGATGTCATACTGTTGCCACCATTTATGATAACTGCTTTCATTTTTTTGCACATCCTATCATTTTTTTATGTTATACAAATTGATTATCTTTTTGATAACGTGATACAACTGGCTTTAACCCTAAATTTCCCCGCAACGTCCTACTTTCATATTCTGTTCGGAATATCTTTCTCCTTTGTAGCTCTGGAATGACTAAATCGATAAAATCTGTAAAGCTGTCAGGAAAATATGGAGGCATTAAATTAAAGCCATCTGCTGCCTCACGGTCAATCCATTCTTGAAGCTGATCGGCAATTTGTGATGGGGAACCAAAAATAATTCGATGACCGCGAGATCCAGCAATGCGCATGTAAAGTTCACGAATTGTTAAGCTTTCGCGCTCAGCAAGCTCAATTATCAACTGTTGACGACTGCGATTGCCATTTGTTGGCGGGATATTTTTTGGCAGCGGTCCGTCTAAATCATAGCTTGATAAATCAAAAGCTAAATAATCTGCTAAAAAATCTAACCCGATTTCAGGTGTAATAAGCTGTTGAAGTCCCTCATTTTTTTCGCGTGCTGCTTTTTCCGTTTCTGCTACATATACAGATACACCGGGCATAATTTTTATATCAGCTGCGCTTCTTCCATATGCAACCGCCTTAGCCTTTAACTTTTTATAAAACGCTTGAGCGTCCTCTAATGTAGACTGCGCTGAAAAAATAACGTCTGCTGTTTTGGCTGCTAAGTTTGTTCCGGCTTCAGAAGAACCTGCTTGAACTAATACGGGATATCCTTGAGGTGGACGAGATGAGTTTAAAGGTCCGCGTACAGCATAATACTTTCCTCGATGATTTAATGTATGAAGCTTGCCCTTTGTAAAATATTCACCTGTTTCCTTGTTACGCATGAGAGCATCTTCATCCCAGCTATCCCATAACCCTTTTACAACCTCAACGAATTCATCTGCGCGATCATAACGCAGCGAGTGGTCTAAATGCTTATCTTTATTGAAATTACTTGCTTCTGATTCGTAGTACGATGTAACGATATTCCATGCTGCACGCCCACCGCTTAAATGGTCTAACGACGAAAATTTTCGTGCGAGATGAAAGGGTTCATTATACGTTGTTGAAGCGGTTGCTACTAGGCCAATATTGTCAGTTACTGTTGTAAGAGCACCGAGTAAAGTTAATGGTTCAAAACGCACAAGCTCGGCTGGATGTGATAAATCATGGAATGATAATCCATCACTTAAAAACAGCATATCGAGTTTACCCGCTTCCGCTTTTTTGGCAATTCTTTTGAAAAATTCAATATTCTCACTCGCATCACTTGGGACTTCATGATGACGCCAAGAGGCAATATGATGGCCTGTTCCCATTAAAAATACGCCGAGCTTCTTTTGTTTTTTCTTCATTTCACCCCCACCGTCCTTGCTTCTAAAATGGAGTGAACACGTGGAATGATTTTTCTGCCCACGTCTTGTATAACCTCTAAATGCGGGAAACCACGAAGCAATACTTTATCAAAACCTAGATCTACAAACTCTACAATTCGCTCTGCAATTTGGTCTGGCGTACCAACAAGTGCAATCGAATTGCCTGATAAAACTTGCGTTAAGCCCGCCCAAATATTTGGACCAATCACAAAATTATTTTCTTTTGATTGAATCATTAATTTGTGCAGGCGATTCACGCCAACAGCTCCGCTTGTTAGCGTGCTTTTATGTTTTTCTGCTAACACGTTGGGATCTACCTTGCTAATCAACCTATCTGCCTGTTCCCAAGCTTCCTTCTCTGTATCTGCAACGACAACTTGAAAGGAAACGCTATATGACAAATCGCGGCCTTTTTGTTTCACTAGTTTCTTCACGGTGTTTATTTCTTCTTCCGTATTTTCAAGTGTTTCTCCCCAAAGCATGTAAGTATCCGCTAAATCAGTCGCAACTTCTTTTGCAATTGGGGAAGAACCGCCAAAGTAAATTGGGGGAACTTCTTTTGGCACACGCGGCAATGACGCATCCTTTAATTTGAAAAACTCACCATTATAATCGAATGTCTCTCCAGCAAATAAACGCTTTAAAATCTCAATATATTCACGAGTTCGTTTGTAGCGGTCTGTATGTGATAAAAAGTCCCCATCACTAGCAAGCTCAACAGGTGATCCCCCTGTCACAATATTGATAAACACGCGACCGCCTGACCAATAATCAAGTGAAGCAAATTGCTTTGCGAGTTGAGTCGGAGCGATAGATCCAGGACGGACTGCAAATAAAAGCTTAAGGTGTTTTGTATGTGCAATTAAATACGATGCTGCAACTAATGAATCGATGCAATTACCTCCAATGGGGAGGAGAAGCGTTGAAAAACCTCCATTCTCTGCTGCTGCTGCAATTTCTTTTATATACTCAATAGACGGTTGACGGACTACATCTGTACCGGTACCAGTCCAGCCTCCAATCTTTTTATCTTTTGACGGTCCACCGACGTATTCGCTATCGCCAGAAGTAGGCGCCATCGTAATAAACTCGATCATCATCCATCCTCCATTCGATTATTATTTTTTCACAGGTGCACTAGGTACTACATTAACTGCTCGCAGTTGCTTTGATACTTGAATTTGACCTTTCCTTAAAAGGTTCTCAAATGTTGCATATGATTGCCCTGTCTCCATTTCGTAAAAAGCGAACTCCTCTTCTAATGCCTTTTTATAAGAAAGCTCACAAAACGTTTCAGGTGGCGCAAAAAAAATAGTTGCATTTTTTTCAATTGCAAAACGTAATGTTGCACCTCGTCGCCCTTTTTCCAGACTAAGTGCCGGATTACTAAAATCTTCATACGAAAAGTCATCCTCGTTCACAATGCGTAATATTGTGCCTTCTACAATTGGCGTCATCATATTTTGCTCATTTAATACGACTGCAATTGTCATTTTTATTACTCCTTTCATATGTGTTTACTTGGTTTTAACAGTATATTAATTTGCTATTTGCTATTTTGCTTGATTGATCAGCCTTTTTCAATGCCTGATCAATATCTGAAATGATATCTTCAACATCTTCAAGACCAATCGATAAGCGAATTAATTCTGGTGTCACTCCACTGCTTATTCGTTGTTCAGGTGTGAGACGAGAATGAGATGTACTAGCTGGGTGGATAACGAGTGTTTTTGAGTCACCGACATTTGCTACATGGGATAGAAGCTGTACAGAATTGATAAATGTTTTTGCCGATTCAAGACCACCTTTAATACCAAAGCTAAATATAGAACCCGCACCTTTAGGCAAATACTTTTTTGCTGAATCATTTTGTTTATCTTCGGGCAGTGTCGGATAATTTATCCACTCAACAAGTTCATGTCGTGCTAAATATTCCGCTACTTGCTCGGCATTGGAAACATGTTTATGAATACGAACCGACAATGACTCAAGACCTTGAATAAATAACCATGCATTAAATGGTGATAGTGTAACTCCAAAATCATGCCCAAGCTCAAAGCGCGCCTTCGTGATAAATGCCTTTTCACATGCCACCTCAACGAATGAACGATTACAAATTACTTCATTCGGTTCAACAAACGTCGGAAACTTTTCATTTGACCATGCAAATTTCCCACTATCAATAATAGCTCCGCCTATTGATGTCCCGTGACCACCTATAAACTTCGTGATGGAATGGACGATAATATCTGCTCCATATTCAATCGGTTTTGATAAAAATGGCGTTGCAAACGTATTGTCAACGATCAGTGGTATTTTATGATGATGGGCAATTTCACTTAAGTGTTCAATATCAGCAATTTCCAAGCTTGGATTCCCAATCGTTTCTGTAAAAACAGCACGCGTTTTTTCATTCATTGCTGCTTCGACTTCTGCAAAATTTTTACCATCGACAAAGCGTACAGTGACACCAAAGCGTGGCAATGTTTTTGCAAACAACGTATATGTGCCGCCGTACAATGCGTTTGTTGCTACAATTTCTTCACCAGCTTGTGCCAATGTTAATACAGTAATTAAAATGGCTGCTTGCCCAGATGAGACGGCAAAAGCTCCAACTCCACCTTCAAGTCTGGCTAAACGCTCCTCAAGAACAGTATTAGTCGGATTTGCATTACGTGAATAGATATAGCCATCGCCTTGCATTTTAAATAAACTTGCAGCATGTTCGGTATTTTCAAAGACATATGATGTCGTTTGGTACAGTGGTACTGCTCTTGAACGTGTTACCGGATCGACTTTTTGTCCACCATGTAATGCAATTGTTTCTTGCTTAAACTTCGTTTCCATAAACTCTCTCCTTCCACATGATCTTTTAATTTGATTCCGTCTTTAAGTTCGTCCAAAATAGTAGACGCTTTTTCAATTTTTCAAATCCAATCATAATGGACACGATAATGATACTTTTAAAAATAATGCCAGCCAGGACGTAATGATATTGCGAAAAATCACTGTAATACTGGATAAAATAGCCCATACCTAAAGAAGCTCCAAACATTTCAGCAATCGTTAATATTAAAAAAGACATCCCAAGTGCAGTGCTAGTTCCATTTAAAATGTACGGTGAGCTTGCCGGCAGGACAACTTTAAATAAAAAATCTCCACCTTTTAATCGAAGCGTCTTCGCATTATCTAAATAGTGCTGCTCAATTAATAAAACGCCATGAATTGTCCCTAAAAAGATCGGCCAAAATGCGCCAATAAAAATTAACAACGTCGATGCTGATTGAAACGTCGGCATTAACGCAATTGCATACGGGATAAAAAGCGTCGGTGGAATCGGACTGAGCGCGTGGAAATAGGGCATGAATATTTGACGAAAATGATTATTTAATCCGAAAAACATTCCCATTGCCACACCGATCAATAAAGCACAGAAAAATGCCGGTAATAACAATGCCATTGAACTCACAAGTCCGAGAACGAGCTCACCTAATTTATTCTTAAAAGATTCTGTGACGGTCAGCGGATCGGGAAAAATAACAGGATTAACCCAACTCGCATATTTCGTAAATAAAGCCCATGCCACAATGATCGCTATACCGATAAAAATGGTTATACTGTATTGCTTTAAAAATGTGCGCATGAACATCACTTCCTTTATGTGTTTTGTTCTTTAAATTTGACAAATTGTTCTTCATAATAACGATCATCCGGATTTTCTTCAATTAACTCCCGTAATGCTCGTTCATAAAGGTCTATATTGATGTAATGATTAATATCTATATTTTCCACATCTTCTACA from Bacillus aquiflavi includes the following:
- a CDS encoding ABC transporter permease, yielding MRTFLKQYSITIFIGIAIIVAWALFTKYASWVNPVIFPDPLTVTESFKNKLGELVLGLVSSMALLLPAFFCALLIGVAMGMFFGLNNHFRQIFMPYFHALSPIPPTLFIPYAIALMPTFQSASTLLIFIGAFWPIFLGTIHGVLLIEQHYLDNAKTLRLKGGDFLFKVVLPASSPYILNGTSTALGMSFLILTIAEMFGASLGMGYFIQYYSDFSQYHYVLAGIIFKSIIIVSIMIGFEKLKKRLLFWTNLKTESN
- the ssuE gene encoding NADPH-dependent FMN reductase: MKAVIINGGNSMTSRLTGIENEIKANLQAVGIAFNVIQVHQLPADDLITANYASDEIINHLSLVSEAEIIFVLTPIYKGSYSGILKTFLDLLPQKGLQNKIVIPVAIGGSIAHLLALEYSLKPVLSILGATTISSPIYIVDKQVQKLANGQFSLDVEAKDRIKSVWEAIYGSK
- a CDS encoding chemotaxis protein CheY, whose protein sequence is MTIAVVLNEQNMMTPIVEGTILRIVNEDDFSYEDFSNPALSLEKGRRGATLRFAIEKNATIFFAPPETFCELSYKKALEEEFAFYEMETGQSYATFENLLRKGQIQVSKQLRAVNVVPSAPVKK
- a CDS encoding winged helix-turn-helix domain-containing protein, giving the protein MRRYTVDDKFTTKEEYKKKLEQPPYNKLKINRIAVYDVIRQRVYGSYKNYHDNKIKKFVNGKGEVFGRINQTEIAEKCRISESTVKRAIKDLMKFNLIEVEESETYGKHGGKSNKYFICEPTPNENITENDVSKIIVNEPKKIKQIKSPIKERMKKIYYKKGKVTNKAMAEFLGVSVKTVQRKKAELRAEGYLIDEKTQSKMVAERVNSNMLNYNLTPEEDAKLEKLFHD
- a CDS encoding adenylosuccinate synthase, giving the protein MSSVVVVGTQWGDEGKGKITDFLSENAEVIARYQGGNNAGHTIVFNGETYKLHLIPSGIFYKDKICVIGNGMVVDPKALVKELAYLQEKGVTADNLRISSRAHVILPYHLKLDEVEEERKGANKIGTTKKGIGPAYMDKAARVGIRIADLLDREVFEEKLARNLEEKNRMLERFYETEGFELKSILNEYYELGQQIKKYVCDTSVVLNDALDDGRRVLFEGAQGVMLDIDQGTYPFVTSSNPVAGGVTIGSGVGPTKITHVVGVSKAYTTRVGDGPFPTELTNEIGDQIREVGREYGTTTGRARRVGWFDSVVVRHARRVSGITDLSLNSIDVLTGIDTLKICVAYRYKGEVIEEFPANLKVLAECEPVYEELPGWSEDITNCKSLDELPANARHYLERVSQLTGIPLSIFSVGPDRTQTNVVRSPWRQN
- a CDS encoding LLM class flavin-dependent oxidoreductase, with translation MKKKQKKLGVFLMGTGHHIASWRHHEVPSDASENIEFFKRIAKKAEAGKLDMLFLSDGLSFHDLSHPAELVRFEPLTLLGALTTVTDNIGLVATASTTYNEPFHLARKFSSLDHLSGGRAAWNIVTSYYESEASNFNKDKHLDHSLRYDRADEFVEVVKGLWDSWDEDALMRNKETGEYFTKGKLHTLNHRGKYYAVRGPLNSSRPPQGYPVLVQAGSSEAGTNLAAKTADVIFSAQSTLEDAQAFYKKLKAKAVAYGRSAADIKIMPGVSVYVAETEKAAREKNEGLQQLITPEIGLDFLADYLAFDLSSYDLDGPLPKNIPPTNGNRSRQQLIIELAERESLTIRELYMRIAGSRGHRIIFGSPSQIADQLQEWIDREAADGFNLMPPYFPDSFTDFIDLVIPELQRRKIFRTEYESRTLRGNLGLKPVVSRYQKDNQFV
- a CDS encoding LLM class flavin-dependent oxidoreductase; this translates as MIEFITMAPTSGDSEYVGGPSKDKKIGGWTGTGTDVVRQPSIEYIKEIAAAAENGGFSTLLLPIGGNCIDSLVAASYLIAHTKHLKLLFAVRPGSIAPTQLAKQFASLDYWSGGRVFINIVTGGSPVELASDGDFLSHTDRYKRTREYIEILKRLFAGETFDYNGEFFKLKDASLPRVPKEVPPIYFGGSSPIAKEVATDLADTYMLWGETLENTEEEINTVKKLVKQKGRDLSYSVSFQVVVADTEKEAWEQADRLISKVDPNVLAEKHKSTLTSGAVGVNRLHKLMIQSKENNFVIGPNIWAGLTQVLSGNSIALVGTPDQIAERIVEFVDLGFDKVLLRGFPHLEVIQDVGRKIIPRVHSILEARTVGVK
- a CDS encoding HNH endonuclease, which translates into the protein MNAERLKHLKKHIHLLEIDIERGLILNKKQFLGNRGYYCIYLSGKLYKVHQIIAVAAGLDILDKTINHINCNKLDNRIENLEVVSLSENVSHAHKNGLHEHLIGNNHHKAKLTEKDVKQIRRLLNEGKMLKAEIARKYDVSFKLITKIQQNKIWKHV
- a CDS encoding O-acetylhomoserine aminocarboxypropyltransferase/cysteine synthase family protein; translation: METKFKQETIALHGGQKVDPVTRSRAVPLYQTTSYVFENTEHAASLFKMQGDGYIYSRNANPTNTVLEERLARLEGGVGAFAVSSGQAAILITVLTLAQAGEEIVATNALYGGTYTLFAKTLPRFGVTVRFVDGKNFAEVEAAMNEKTRAVFTETIGNPSLEIADIEHLSEIAHHHKIPLIVDNTFATPFLSKPIEYGADIIVHSITKFIGGHGTSIGGAIIDSGKFAWSNEKFPTFVEPNEVICNRSFVEVACEKAFITKARFELGHDFGVTLSPFNAWLFIQGLESLSVRIHKHVSNAEQVAEYLARHELVEWINYPTLPEDKQNDSAKKYLPKGAGSIFSFGIKGGLESAKTFINSVQLLSHVANVGDSKTLVIHPASTSHSRLTPEQRISSGVTPELIRLSIGLEDVEDIISDIDQALKKADQSSKIANSKLIYC